In Pseudobacter ginsenosidimutans, the following are encoded in one genomic region:
- a CDS encoding pyridoxal phosphate-dependent decarboxylase family protein, producing MKTETILPEESTLDPQDWNSIRALGHQMLNDMIDYIQSAAQRPAWKKPSSYAVASMQQPLPELPQEAADVYEDFFTQVLPFNTNNIHPRFWGWVQGGGTITGMLADMLASGMNANVSIGEHMPMYVERQVINWAKEMMGFPATASGILLSGGSLANITAMIVARNHFNNNIRQKGLQSMPSQLIVYGSAETHNCVSKGIEVIGIGSDNFRKVPVDENYCIDLKVLEQMIIADKASGYTPFCIIGNAGTVNTGAIDPLTELSAIAKAYNCWFHVDGAFGAIPKILPEFQQRLQGIELADSLAFDYHKWLYVNYEVACVLIKDAAAHREAFAIAVSYLANHERGLSSGPDPFSNYGMELSRGFKALKVWMVMKENGMQKYRQLVRQNIRQAQYLAGLIKQEPSLELLLEPSLNIVCFRYVGDTTDTEQLNLLNKEILMQLHEKGIAAPTYTFLNGKYVIRVAITNHRTRSSDLDQLVKAVIHIGGGFSL from the coding sequence ATGAAAACAGAAACCATTCTCCCCGAAGAATCCACGCTTGATCCGCAGGACTGGAATTCCATCCGCGCACTGGGTCATCAGATGCTGAATGATATGATCGATTATATTCAATCAGCCGCACAAAGGCCGGCCTGGAAAAAACCATCATCATATGCAGTTGCCAGTATGCAGCAACCATTGCCGGAGCTTCCGCAGGAAGCAGCCGATGTGTACGAAGATTTTTTTACGCAGGTGCTTCCCTTCAACACCAACAATATCCATCCCCGCTTCTGGGGTTGGGTACAGGGCGGCGGCACCATTACCGGCATGCTGGCCGATATGTTGGCGAGCGGCATGAATGCCAATGTGAGCATTGGAGAACATATGCCCATGTATGTAGAGCGTCAGGTGATCAACTGGGCAAAAGAAATGATGGGCTTTCCAGCCACGGCCAGCGGCATCCTGTTGAGTGGTGGCTCCCTCGCCAATATCACAGCGATGATCGTGGCAAGAAATCATTTCAACAACAACATCCGTCAGAAAGGATTGCAGTCCATGCCCTCCCAATTGATCGTGTATGGTTCTGCAGAAACGCATAACTGCGTTAGCAAAGGCATTGAAGTGATCGGTATCGGAAGCGACAACTTCAGGAAAGTACCGGTTGACGAAAACTATTGCATCGATCTCAAAGTACTAGAGCAAATGATCATCGCCGATAAAGCATCGGGGTACACTCCATTCTGCATTATCGGCAATGCCGGAACCGTCAACACAGGCGCAATCGATCCACTCACCGAACTCTCTGCTATTGCCAAAGCCTATAACTGCTGGTTCCATGTGGACGGCGCTTTCGGGGCTATCCCGAAAATATTACCCGAGTTTCAACAACGTTTGCAGGGGATCGAACTGGCGGACAGCTTAGCCTTCGACTATCACAAATGGCTATACGTAAACTATGAAGTGGCCTGCGTACTGATCAAAGACGCAGCAGCACATCGCGAAGCATTTGCGATTGCAGTCAGCTACCTGGCGAATCATGAACGCGGTCTTTCTTCCGGCCCGGACCCTTTCAGCAATTACGGCATGGAATTATCGAGAGGCTTCAAGGCCCTGAAGGTATGGATGGTAATGAAAGAGAACGGTATGCAGAAATACCGGCAGCTCGTCCGCCAGAACATACGACAGGCGCAATACCTGGCCGGTTTGATAAAACAGGAACCCTCGCTTGAACTATTGCTGGAACCATCGCTCAACATCGTTTGCTTCAGGTATGTTGGCGATACCACAGATACTGAACAACTCAATCTTCTCAACAAAGAGATCCTGATGCAATTGCATGAAAAGGGAATTGCCGCACCTACTTATACTTTCCTCAACGGGAAATATGTGATCAGGGTAGCCATCACCAATCATCGTACACGCTCATCTGATCTTGATCAATTAGTGAAAGCTGTAATACACATAGGAGGCGGGTTTTCACTCTAA